A section of the Pseudomonas prosekii genome encodes:
- the yghX gene encoding YghX family hydrolase has protein sequence MTRLTAKDFAPELLELYDYYVHGQINRREFLDRAALFTLGGLTASALLASLNPNYAMAEQVAFTDPQIIAEYITYPSPKGHGQVRGYRVRPAQATGKLPAVVVVHENRGLNPYIEDVARRVAKAGFIALAPDGLTSVGGYPGNDDKGRELQMTVDPEKLMNDFFAAIEWLMKDDAGTGKVGITGFCYGGGVVNAAAVAYPELGAGVSFYGRQAESKDVPRIKAPLLLHFAELDTRINEGWPAYEQALKAAGKTYEAYIYPGVNHGFHNDSTPRFDEAAANLAWDRTIAWFRRYL, from the coding sequence ATGACCCGTTTGACCGCAAAAGACTTCGCCCCCGAGTTGCTGGAACTCTACGACTATTACGTGCACGGCCAGATCAACCGCCGTGAGTTTCTCGACCGCGCGGCGTTGTTCACCTTGGGCGGCCTGACCGCGTCCGCCCTGCTCGCTTCGCTGAACCCCAATTACGCGATGGCCGAGCAAGTCGCGTTCACCGACCCGCAAATCATTGCCGAATACATCACCTATCCGTCGCCCAAGGGCCACGGGCAAGTGCGCGGTTATCGGGTGCGCCCGGCGCAAGCCACGGGCAAGCTGCCGGCCGTGGTGGTGGTGCATGAAAACCGTGGGCTCAACCCGTATATCGAAGACGTCGCGCGGCGCGTGGCCAAGGCCGGTTTCATCGCCCTCGCCCCCGATGGCTTGACCTCGGTGGGCGGCTATCCCGGCAATGACGACAAGGGCCGCGAGCTGCAAATGACCGTCGACCCGGAAAAACTCATGAACGACTTCTTCGCCGCCATCGAGTGGCTGATGAAGGATGACGCGGGCACCGGCAAGGTCGGTATCACCGGGTTCTGCTATGGCGGTGGTGTGGTCAACGCGGCGGCCGTGGCCTATCCGGAACTGGGCGCCGGCGTTTCATTTTACGGGCGCCAGGCCGAGAGCAAGGACGTGCCGCGAATCAAGGCACCGCTGCTGCTGCATTTCGCCGAACTGGACACGCGCATCAACGAAGGTTGGCCGGCCTATGAGCAGGCGTTGAAAGCGGCGGGCAAGACCTATGAGGCGTACATTTATCCGGGGGTCAATCATGGCTTCCACAACGATTCGACGCCGAGGTTTGATGAGGCGGCGGCGAATCTGGCGTGGGACCGGACGATTGCCTGGTTCAGGCGTTATCTGTAG
- a CDS encoding transporter suffix domain-containing protein, with protein MTTQPHSAGWRFKLGIIILCVMLGSWLMVPLAAAIGVPGSKVAALTGVLFISNKVLLLLVIAVMGKAGFQQLKRNVFGYVTSLAPSADAEVGPLRHRIGLVMFCLPLISAFLEPYVDSFWPGLRPNLWQLQLLGDVMLVGSFFVLGGNFWDKVRALFIRTAKVSNA; from the coding sequence ATGACCACTCAACCCCACTCCGCCGGCTGGCGTTTCAAACTGGGCATTATCATTCTCTGCGTGATGCTGGGGTCATGGTTGATGGTGCCGCTGGCCGCCGCCATCGGAGTGCCGGGTTCCAAGGTGGCGGCGCTGACCGGCGTGCTGTTTATCAGCAACAAGGTGTTGTTGCTGTTGGTGATCGCGGTGATGGGCAAGGCCGGTTTCCAGCAATTGAAGCGCAACGTGTTTGGCTACGTGACGTCGCTGGCGCCCAGCGCAGATGCCGAAGTCGGCCCGCTGCGGCACCGGATCGGCCTGGTGATGTTTTGTCTGCCGCTGATTTCGGCGTTTCTCGAACCCTATGTCGACAGCTTCTGGCCGGGACTGCGGCCGAACCTGTGGCAACTGCAACTGCTCGGCGACGTAATGCTGGTTGGCAGCTTTTTCGTGTTGGGCGGCAATTTCTGGGACAAGGTCCGCGCACTGTTCATCCGCACGGCCAAGGTTTCGAATGCTTGA
- a CDS encoding efflux transporter outer membrane subunit → MPARTAMLLFLLPLLGLCGCTRVGPDFQPPGEDWVKHWSTPALQQSSERGASPDLRQWWQVFNDPVLDQLISAADAHNSSLKIAGLRVLEARAQLAIARAGRYPQFQQASVDLLHVERRQYNGDNPQNSRFWQFGDGFDIGWELDFWGRFSRAIESSDASYFAAQANYEDVLVLLRAQVADSYFSLRTTEARLHVARDNTRQQQRSLDITRKLFNSGQTAELDLQQANAQYLGTLASIPSLEDQLHRTRNALAVLTGQAPGDLPQVTVNEELIPLVDRAVLQDVPANLLLRRPDVRAAELNVAAQSALIGVALSDLYPSLSLLGSIVWSANSLGGSSNTLEIVGGPSLRWNLFDHGQISNNVRVQDARLQQLIEVYRDTVRQAAREADDAANGLSKALERERILARAEVAAERSLVLARAQYTEGFSDFQRVLDAQRALLELQDSYLISRSTAVSNLVALYKALGGGWYAAQPLLDQPTRKQMDNRTDWGGLLDTSADSQPAFPQPLKVNDDE, encoded by the coding sequence ATGCCCGCACGCACCGCCATGCTCCTGTTTCTGCTGCCGCTGCTCGGCCTCTGCGGCTGCACGCGCGTTGGTCCGGACTTCCAGCCGCCCGGCGAGGACTGGGTCAAACACTGGAGCACGCCGGCGCTGCAACAATCCAGCGAACGCGGCGCGAGCCCGGATCTGCGCCAGTGGTGGCAGGTGTTCAATGACCCGGTGCTCGACCAGTTGATCAGCGCTGCCGACGCGCACAATTCGAGCCTGAAAATCGCCGGCCTGCGGGTGCTCGAAGCACGCGCACAATTGGCCATCGCCCGCGCCGGGCGTTATCCGCAATTCCAGCAGGCCAGCGTCGATCTGCTGCACGTCGAGCGGCGCCAGTACAACGGCGACAACCCGCAGAACAGCCGTTTCTGGCAATTCGGCGATGGGTTCGACATCGGTTGGGAACTGGATTTCTGGGGCCGTTTCAGCCGCGCCATCGAGTCTTCGGACGCCAGTTATTTCGCCGCCCAGGCCAACTACGAAGACGTGCTGGTGCTGCTGCGCGCGCAAGTCGCCGACAGTTACTTTTCCCTGCGCACCACCGAAGCACGGCTGCACGTTGCCCGCGATAACACCCGGCAACAACAGCGCAGCCTCGACATCACCCGCAAGCTGTTCAACAGCGGCCAGACCGCCGAGCTCGATCTGCAGCAGGCCAACGCGCAATACCTTGGCACGCTCGCGAGCATTCCCAGTCTTGAAGATCAATTGCACCGCACCCGCAACGCCCTCGCGGTGCTGACCGGGCAGGCGCCGGGCGATTTGCCGCAAGTCACGGTCAACGAAGAACTGATCCCGCTGGTGGACCGCGCCGTGCTGCAGGATGTGCCGGCCAATCTGCTGCTGCGCCGCCCCGATGTGCGCGCCGCCGAGCTGAATGTCGCCGCGCAGTCGGCGCTGATCGGCGTAGCGCTGAGTGATCTGTATCCGTCGCTGAGCTTGCTCGGTAGCATCGTCTGGAGCGCCAATTCGCTGGGCGGCAGTTCCAACACGCTGGAGATTGTCGGTGGCCCGAGCCTGCGCTGGAACCTGTTCGATCACGGCCAGATCAGCAACAACGTGCGGGTTCAGGATGCGCGTTTGCAGCAACTGATCGAGGTCTATCGCGACACCGTGCGCCAAGCCGCCCGCGAGGCCGACGATGCCGCCAATGGATTGAGCAAAGCCCTTGAACGCGAACGCATCCTCGCTCGGGCCGAAGTCGCCGCCGAGCGTTCGCTGGTGCTGGCGCGCGCGCAATACACCGAGGGTTTTTCCGACTTTCAGCGAGTGCTGGATGCGCAACGGGCACTGCTCGAATTGCAGGACAGCTACCTGATCAGCCGCAGCACAGCGGTGAGCAATCTGGTGGCGTTGTACAAGGCGCTCGGCGGTGGCTGGTATGCGGCGCAACCGCTGCTTGACCAGCCAACACGCAAGCAAATGGACAACCGCACCGACTGGGGCGGCCTGCTCGACACCTCGGCGGACAGCCAACCCGCTTTTCCGCAACCCTTGAAGGTGAATGACGATGAGTGA
- a CDS encoding HlyD family secretion protein codes for MSEAVPPPIAEPAAPPEKKAIKWVLLVILISLAWYLLADRFTPYTQQARVGAFVIPVAAEVAGRVVRVNVRNNQDVRAGDILFEVDPQPYQIAVDRARADLESTRRQIGASTAGIASAQASLRAAQANENRMRQDNQRLESLYRADRGTVSVRLLEVSRANLEKASSQVAAAEAEVLRAKEQEGGSEAENALLRSAATALAKAQLDLANTRIGARSAGLITDLRTDVGQFAGAGSPVMTLIAIHDVWVIADMTENNLGLIQAQTPVAIVLDALPGEVFQGRVRSVGYGVSVGQAPAPGTLPSVQNSRDWLRPAQRFPVVIEFDEDAVNRLRDSRAIRAGGQAEVMAFPSHGHPLNPLGRVFLRLMSWMSYAY; via the coding sequence ATGAGTGAAGCCGTCCCGCCACCAATTGCCGAACCTGCGGCGCCCCCGGAGAAGAAGGCGATCAAGTGGGTGTTGCTGGTGATCCTGATCAGCCTCGCCTGGTATCTGCTCGCGGACCGCTTCACGCCTTACACGCAACAGGCGCGGGTCGGCGCGTTTGTGATTCCGGTGGCGGCGGAAGTGGCAGGCCGGGTGGTGCGGGTCAATGTGCGCAATAACCAGGACGTGCGCGCCGGCGATATTTTGTTTGAAGTCGATCCGCAGCCGTATCAGATCGCTGTGGACCGCGCCCGCGCCGACCTCGAATCGACCCGTCGGCAGATCGGCGCCAGTACCGCCGGCATCGCTTCCGCGCAAGCCTCGTTGCGCGCGGCGCAGGCCAACGAAAACCGCATGCGCCAGGACAATCAGCGCCTCGAAAGTTTGTACCGCGCCGACCGGGGCACGGTGTCCGTGCGCTTGCTGGAAGTGTCGCGGGCCAATCTCGAAAAAGCCTCCAGCCAAGTCGCCGCCGCCGAGGCCGAAGTGCTGCGGGCGAAAGAACAGGAGGGCGGCAGCGAGGCGGAAAATGCCTTGCTGCGCAGCGCGGCGACGGCGTTGGCGAAAGCTCAACTGGACCTGGCCAACACCCGCATCGGCGCGCGCTCGGCCGGGTTGATCACCGATTTGCGCACCGACGTCGGCCAGTTTGCCGGCGCCGGCAGCCCGGTGATGACCCTGATTGCGATCCACGATGTGTGGGTTATTGCCGACATGACCGAAAACAATCTGGGCCTGATCCAGGCGCAGACGCCGGTCGCGATTGTGCTCGATGCGTTGCCGGGCGAGGTGTTTCAGGGCCGCGTGCGCAGCGTCGGTTATGGCGTCAGTGTCGGTCAGGCGCCAGCGCCCGGGACCTTGCCGAGCGTGCAGAACAGCCGCGACTGGTTGCGCCCGGCGCAGCGTTTCCCGGTGGTGATCGAGTTTGATGAAGATGCGGTGAACCGCCTCCGCGACAGTCGGGCGATTCGTGCCGGCGGGCAGGCTGAAGTCATGGCGTTCCCCAGCCACGGCCATCCGCTGAACCCGCTCGGCCGGGTGTTTTTGCGGCTGATGAGCTGGATGTCGTATGCCTACTGA
- a CDS encoding DUF2955 domain-containing protein yields the protein MPTERNPRAQRCLRLASGTALCLAASFGLDLPLPFLGPVLALLLLATRNQPLPLKAGVGLALVALLTTGIGLLLIPLLRYYPLSGLLLIALGLLLVFRFGLRGGNNLIVTFLVIGLTMISAAGTASFELALMVISALVKGLLLAVIVVAVSHGVFPEPVNAPPSAVAPKLAAQDVDRVALRATLIVLPAFLLALIDPASYLPIILKAVSLGQQSSTRNARDAGFELLGSTLLGGLLAVVFWCALSVFVHLWMFFLWMLLFGLLLGRKLYALSPTRCSPGFWLNTLITLLILLGQSVQDSAAGKDVYSAFAVRMGLFIAVTVYAWVMVLVLDRPRKTVHP from the coding sequence ATGCCTACTGAGCGCAACCCTCGGGCGCAACGTTGTTTGCGTCTGGCCAGTGGCACCGCGCTGTGCCTGGCGGCGAGTTTCGGGCTCGATTTGCCGTTGCCGTTTCTCGGCCCGGTGTTGGCGCTGCTGTTGCTCGCCACGCGCAATCAGCCGTTGCCGCTCAAGGCTGGCGTGGGGTTAGCGCTGGTGGCGCTGCTGACCACTGGCATCGGCTTGCTGTTGATTCCGTTGCTACGGTACTACCCGCTGAGCGGTTTGCTGCTGATCGCGCTCGGACTGTTGCTGGTGTTTCGTTTTGGATTGCGCGGCGGCAATAACCTGATCGTGACGTTTCTGGTGATCGGCCTGACGATGATTTCCGCCGCCGGCACCGCCAGTTTTGAATTGGCGCTGATGGTGATCAGTGCGCTGGTCAAGGGCTTGCTGCTGGCGGTAATCGTGGTTGCCGTCAGTCATGGGGTGTTCCCCGAACCGGTGAATGCGCCGCCATCAGCGGTCGCGCCAAAACTCGCGGCGCAGGATGTTGACCGCGTGGCGTTGCGCGCAACGCTGATTGTGCTGCCGGCGTTCCTGTTGGCGCTGATCGATCCGGCAAGTTATCTGCCGATCATCCTCAAAGCGGTCAGCCTTGGTCAGCAGAGTTCCACGCGCAACGCACGCGATGCTGGATTCGAACTGCTGGGGTCGACGCTGCTTGGCGGGTTGTTGGCGGTGGTGTTCTGGTGTGCGCTGAGTGTGTTTGTGCACTTGTGGATGTTCTTTTTGTGGATGCTGCTGTTCGGCTTGTTGCTCGGGCGCAAGCTCTATGCGCTGAGCCCGACGCGGTGCAGTCCGGGGTTTTGGCTGAATACGCTGATCACGCTGCTGATTTTGCTGGGGCAGTCGGTGCAGGACAGCGCGGCGGGCAAGGATGTCTACAGCGCGTTTGCGGTGCGCATGGGGTTGTTTATTGCGGTGACGGTGTATGCGTGGGTGATGGTGTTGGTGCTTGATCGACCGCGCAAAACCGTTCACCCATAA
- a CDS encoding CheR family methyltransferase has product MTTSPDASTDVAPPKQRALHPLDFGVVGIGASAGGLQAIKLFFENMPQDNGMAFVIILHLSPDHESIADKIIQESTKMPVLQVTESVAIERNHVYVISPAHRLAMDDGRLEVSPADPRLGRTSAIDLFFRDLADVHRERAFCLVLSGTGSDGAVGLSRIKEQGGVTLAQAPEDAEFDGMPRAAIETQMVDLVLPVVEMPQKLLELWRNAKAICLPTANDPDLQTIASAAERDAVAAEQLLRDVLVQLRAGTGHDFKHYKRATVLRRIERRMQVTAQPDLAAYYRFLLTSPEETKALLADMLIGVTNFFRDREAFEALERDVVPQLVSAAVSAHPETEEIRVWSAGCSTGEEVYSLAMLLNDQMQLDASEAALQLFATDIDERAISIGRSGLYPQAIVTDVPPTRLRHYFSKENQHYRIRKELREKVLFAKHSLLSDPPFSHMDLIVCRNLLIYLDREVQREILQMFHFALRPGGFLFLGTSESADACHDLFAPVDKRNRIFRAKTGTGSSRRAPTMPRGGYVRTDITRQAPPSNKPRKLSFADIHQRALEHSAPPSMIVDANADILHMSESAGCYLRHVGGELSRNLLTLILPELRLEVRTTLFQAQQGSHVVKSRTVAIKRAERSFRIDLIAHPYREEEADSELVLLMFEEVEVDPSEASSSTVLQSENQVLSNLERELQRTKLQLQDTIEQSEVSSEELKASNEEMQAINEELRSATEELETSKEELQSINEELLTVNFELKTKVEETDKINDYLTNLIASTDIATVFVDSSMRIKWFTPRATDIFSMLPVDTGRSLLDITHRLNYDDLVGDAAQVFESLNMIEREVSSTDNRWYIARLLPYRSSADHIDGTVLTFIDITKRHAAEEELRQGEERMRLVAESTRDYAIITLDELGIITTWNKGAELIFGYSKAEAEGAYYDFIFSAEDRAAGVPENELSTVRIQGRNEDERWHLHKDGTRFYCSGEVTLLRGDNLQGYVKIARDLTGHKRLHEEQNQQLAETQSSSHLKDEFFAVMSHELKHPLNLIQLNAELLRRLPLIKSTAPAEKAVNTICDAVSSQARIIDDLLDVARVRTGKLRLKRSTVDLNRMLQDVYQVVINAHQNVDVKLELPEALMIDADPTRVEQIIWNLVNNALKFTPAGGKIRLIASRVGAMARLDVQDSGLGLSADSLHEVFDLFGQAANQHATHHREGLGIGLSLVRQLTEAHGGSVKVKSAGLGLGCTFTVLLPLSQPDDQLTPAAQADQQSGRLAGLTVLLVDDSPDVLETLKMLLEMEDAEVIAFCEPQQALAAAQTGQFDVVVSDVGMPGMSGYELMRALRALPHIRATPAIALTGYGAESDVEKSRKSGFDRHLGKPVSYDALIDTIEELHRAKND; this is encoded by the coding sequence ATGACCACTTCTCCTGACGCTTCAACCGACGTTGCGCCACCCAAGCAACGGGCGCTGCACCCACTGGACTTCGGCGTGGTCGGCATTGGCGCGTCCGCCGGCGGCTTGCAAGCGATCAAACTGTTTTTCGAGAACATGCCGCAGGACAACGGCATGGCGTTCGTGATCATCCTGCACCTGTCGCCGGACCACGAAAGCATCGCCGACAAGATCATCCAGGAATCGACCAAGATGCCGGTCCTGCAAGTCACCGAATCGGTGGCGATCGAACGCAATCACGTCTACGTCATTTCCCCCGCGCACCGCTTGGCCATGGATGACGGCAGGCTTGAAGTCAGCCCTGCCGACCCGCGCCTGGGCCGGACCTCAGCCATCGACCTGTTCTTCCGCGACCTCGCGGACGTGCACCGCGAGCGCGCGTTTTGCCTGGTGCTGTCCGGCACCGGTTCGGACGGCGCGGTGGGTCTGTCGCGGATCAAGGAACAGGGCGGCGTGACCCTCGCCCAGGCGCCGGAAGACGCCGAGTTCGACGGCATGCCGCGCGCGGCTATTGAAACGCAGATGGTCGATCTGGTGCTGCCAGTCGTCGAGATGCCGCAAAAATTGCTGGAATTATGGCGCAACGCCAAAGCGATCTGCCTGCCCACCGCCAACGATCCCGACCTGCAAACCATCGCCTCAGCCGCCGAACGCGACGCCGTGGCCGCCGAACAATTGCTGCGTGACGTGTTGGTGCAGCTGCGCGCCGGCACCGGCCATGACTTCAAACACTACAAACGCGCCACGGTGCTGCGCCGCATCGAGCGACGCATGCAAGTCACCGCGCAGCCCGACCTCGCGGCTTATTACCGTTTCCTGCTGACCAGCCCCGAAGAAACCAAAGCGTTGCTCGCCGACATGTTGATCGGTGTGACCAATTTCTTCCGCGACCGCGAAGCCTTTGAAGCGCTGGAACGCGACGTGGTCCCGCAACTGGTCAGCGCTGCCGTTTCGGCGCACCCGGAGACAGAAGAGATCCGCGTCTGGTCGGCCGGTTGCTCGACGGGAGAAGAGGTCTACAGCCTGGCGATGTTGCTCAACGATCAGATGCAGCTCGACGCCAGCGAGGCGGCGTTGCAACTGTTTGCCACCGACATCGACGAACGCGCGATCAGCATCGGCCGCAGTGGTTTGTACCCGCAAGCGATCGTCACCGATGTGCCGCCAACCCGCTTGCGGCATTACTTCAGCAAGGAAAACCAGCACTACCGGATTCGTAAAGAGCTGCGCGAAAAGGTCTTGTTTGCCAAGCACAGCCTGTTGTCCGACCCACCGTTCTCGCACATGGACCTGATCGTTTGCCGCAACCTGCTGATCTATCTGGATCGCGAGGTGCAACGTGAAATCCTGCAGATGTTCCACTTTGCCTTGCGCCCCGGCGGCTTCCTGTTTCTGGGCACCTCCGAAAGCGCCGACGCCTGCCACGACCTGTTTGCCCCGGTCGACAAGCGCAACCGGATCTTCCGCGCCAAAACCGGCACCGGCAGCAGCCGCCGGGCTCCGACCATGCCACGTGGAGGCTATGTGCGCACCGACATTACCCGTCAGGCACCGCCCAGCAACAAGCCGCGCAAATTATCATTCGCCGACATTCACCAACGTGCGCTGGAACACTCGGCACCCCCGAGCATGATCGTCGATGCCAACGCCGACATCCTGCACATGAGCGAAAGCGCCGGGTGTTATCTGCGCCATGTAGGCGGCGAGTTGTCGCGCAATCTGCTGACGCTGATCCTGCCCGAATTACGCCTCGAAGTACGCACCACGCTGTTCCAGGCCCAACAGGGCAGCCACGTCGTCAAGTCGCGCACCGTGGCGATCAAACGCGCAGAGCGCAGCTTTCGCATCGACCTGATAGCGCACCCGTACCGTGAAGAAGAGGCCGACAGCGAATTGGTGCTGTTGATGTTTGAGGAAGTCGAAGTCGACCCGTCCGAGGCGTCGAGCTCGACCGTGCTGCAAAGCGAAAATCAGGTGTTGTCCAACCTCGAACGCGAGTTGCAGCGCACCAAATTGCAGTTGCAGGACACCATCGAACAATCGGAAGTCTCCAGCGAAGAGCTCAAGGCTTCCAACGAAGAAATGCAGGCGATCAACGAAGAACTGCGCTCGGCCACCGAAGAGCTGGAAACCAGCAAGGAAGAGTTGCAGTCGATCAACGAAGAGCTGCTGACGGTCAACTTCGAACTGAAAACCAAAGTCGAAGAAACCGACAAGATCAACGATTACCTGACCAACCTGATCGCCTCCACCGACATCGCCACGGTGTTTGTCGACAGCAGCATGCGCATCAAATGGTTCACGCCACGCGCCACCGATATCTTCAGCATGTTGCCGGTGGACACCGGGCGCTCGTTGCTCGACATCACCCATCGGCTCAATTACGACGACTTGGTCGGCGACGCCGCGCAAGTTTTCGAATCGCTGAACATGATCGAACGCGAAGTCAGCAGCACCGACAATCGCTGGTACATCGCGCGCCTTCTGCCCTACCGCTCCAGCGCCGATCACATCGACGGCACGGTGCTGACGTTCATCGATATCACCAAGCGCCACGCCGCTGAAGAAGAGTTGCGCCAGGGCGAGGAACGTATGCGCCTGGTCGCCGAAAGCACCCGCGATTACGCAATCATCACGCTCGACGAATTGGGCATCATCACCACGTGGAACAAAGGTGCAGAACTGATCTTCGGCTACAGCAAAGCCGAGGCCGAAGGCGCTTATTACGACTTCATTTTCTCGGCTGAGGACCGCGCGGCCGGCGTCCCGGAAAACGAGCTGTCGACGGTGCGCATTCAGGGTCGCAACGAAGACGAACGCTGGCATCTGCACAAGGATGGCACGCGCTTTTATTGCAGCGGCGAAGTCACCCTACTGCGCGGCGACAACCTGCAAGGCTACGTGAAAATCGCCCGTGACCTCACCGGCCACAAGCGCCTGCATGAAGAGCAAAACCAGCAACTGGCCGAGACTCAGAGCAGCAGCCATTTGAAGGATGAGTTCTTCGCGGTGATGTCCCACGAGCTCAAGCATCCGCTGAACCTGATCCAGCTCAACGCCGAATTGCTGCGGCGTTTGCCGCTGATCAAATCGACCGCTCCGGCGGAAAAAGCCGTCAACACCATTTGCGATGCCGTGAGCAGTCAGGCGCGGATCATCGATGACTTGCTCGACGTCGCCCGCGTGCGCACCGGCAAGCTGCGCCTCAAGCGCAGCACCGTCGATTTGAACCGGATGCTCCAGGACGTTTATCAAGTGGTGATCAACGCGCACCAGAACGTCGATGTGAAGCTTGAATTGCCTGAGGCGCTGATGATTGACGCCGACCCGACGCGCGTCGAGCAGATCATCTGGAACCTGGTGAACAATGCGCTGAAGTTCACCCCGGCGGGCGGCAAGATCCGTTTGATCGCCTCGCGCGTCGGCGCAATGGCCCGGCTCGACGTGCAGGACAGCGGCCTGGGCCTGAGCGCTGACAGCTTGCATGAAGTGTTTGACCTGTTCGGTCAGGCGGCCAATCAGCACGCGACGCATCACCGCGAAGGCCTGGGCATCGGCCTGTCACTGGTGCGCCAGTTGACCGAGGCCCACGGCGGCAGCGTCAAGGTCAAATCCGCCGGGCTGGGGCTGGGCTGCACGTTCACCGTGTTGCTGCCACTGAGCCAACCGGATGATCAACTGACGCCAGCGGCGCAGGCCGATCAACAGTCCGGGCGGCTGGCCGGTTTGACCGTGTTGCTGGTTGATGACTCGCCGGACGTGCTGGAGACGCTGAAGATGCTGCTGGAAATGGAAGACGCCGAAGTCATCGCGTTTTGCGAACCGCAGCAGGCGCTGGCGGCAGCGCAAACCGGGCAATTCGACGTGGTGGTTTCTGACGTGGGCATGCCGGGCATGAGCGGCTACGAACTGATGCGCGCGCTGCGGGCATTGCCACATATCCGCGCAACCCCGGCAATCGCCCTGACCGGTTATGGCGCTGAAAGCGACGTCGAGAAATCACGCAAATCCGGCTTCGACCGCCACCTCGGAAAACCGGTGTCGTACGACGCATTGATCGACACCATCGAAGAACTGCACCGGGCGAAAAACGACTGA
- a CDS encoding L-lactate permease: MVWQQIYDPFGNPMLSTFMAAVPVVVMLASLAFFHVKAHLAALMALASALLIAIFAFGMPADMAGSAALFGAANGLLPIGWIVLNIIFLHRLTTENGSFKVLQDSLARITDDRRLQLLLIAFCFGAFFEGAAGFGTPVAVTGAILIGLGFSPLAASGLALIANTAPVAFGALGTPIITLAKVTGLDEMELSMMVGRQLPFFSVLVPFWLIWAFAGWRKMLEIWPAILVAGVSFAIPQFVVSNYHGPMLVDVIAALISMACLTGFLKVWKPATIHTSAALSGRVDNSKIDPEHEQKPETSGTFAGDAKPAVMRAWMPWIILTVFVFAWGTQGFKNMFDTRAVVDPQTQSQRLDPQGKPVREANPIFAPALTFTTLHQQIEKVPPVVPQPKTEEAIYKFTWFTATGSGIFFAAIFGGLLMGYSIPQLARQYLKTLWVVRYSLITIVAMLALGYLTRYSGLDATMGLAFAATGIFYPMFGTLLGWLGVALTGSDTASNVLFGGLQRVTAEQLGISPVLMAAANSSGGVMGKMVDAQSIVVASTATRWYGHEGEILRYVFFHSIVLAILVGGLVTLQAYVAPFSSMVVGGP, encoded by the coding sequence ATGGTCTGGCAGCAAATCTACGACCCGTTCGGCAATCCGATGTTATCGACCTTCATGGCCGCCGTGCCGGTGGTGGTGATGCTCGCATCCTTGGCGTTTTTCCATGTGAAGGCGCATCTGGCGGCGTTGATGGCCCTGGCGTCAGCGCTGTTGATCGCGATTTTTGCGTTCGGCATGCCGGCCGACATGGCCGGTTCGGCGGCATTGTTCGGCGCGGCCAATGGCTTGCTGCCGATTGGCTGGATCGTCCTCAACATCATTTTCCTGCACCGTCTGACCACCGAGAACGGCTCGTTCAAGGTGTTGCAGGATTCCCTCGCGCGAATCACCGACGACCGGCGCCTGCAATTGCTGCTGATCGCGTTCTGTTTCGGCGCGTTCTTCGAAGGCGCGGCCGGGTTTGGCACGCCGGTGGCGGTGACCGGGGCGATTCTGATCGGCCTGGGTTTCTCACCACTGGCCGCGTCGGGCCTGGCGCTGATCGCCAACACCGCGCCGGTCGCGTTTGGCGCGCTCGGCACGCCGATCATCACGCTGGCCAAGGTCACCGGGCTGGACGAAATGGAGCTGTCGATGATGGTCGGTCGGCAACTGCCCTTCTTCTCGGTGCTGGTGCCGTTCTGGCTGATCTGGGCGTTTGCCGGGTGGCGCAAAATGCTCGAAATCTGGCCGGCGATTCTGGTCGCCGGGGTCAGTTTTGCCATCCCGCAATTTGTCGTCTCGAACTACCACGGGCCGATGCTGGTGGACGTGATCGCCGCGCTGATCTCCATGGCGTGCCTGACCGGTTTCCTCAAGGTCTGGAAACCGGCGACCATCCACACCTCTGCGGCACTCTCGGGACGCGTCGATAACTCGAAAATCGATCCCGAGCACGAGCAGAAACCCGAGACCAGCGGCACGTTTGCCGGTGACGCCAAACCCGCGGTGATGCGCGCGTGGATGCCGTGGATCATCCTCACGGTGTTCGTGTTTGCCTGGGGCACGCAGGGTTTCAAAAACATGTTCGATACCCGCGCCGTGGTCGATCCGCAAACCCAGTCGCAGCGGCTCGACCCGCAAGGCAAACCAGTGCGCGAGGCCAATCCGATCTTCGCCCCGGCGCTGACCTTCACCACGTTGCACCAGCAAATCGAGAAAGTGCCGCCGGTGGTGCCGCAGCCGAAAACCGAAGAAGCGATCTACAAATTCACCTGGTTCACCGCGACCGGCAGCGGGATTTTCTTCGCGGCGATTTTCGGTGGGCTGCTGATGGGGTATTCGATCCCGCAATTGGCACGCCAGTATCTGAAAACGTTGTGGGTGGTGCGTTATTCGCTGATCACGATTGTCGCGATGCTCGCCCTGGGTTACCTGACCCGCTATTCAGGATTGGACGCGACCATGGGCCTGGCATTTGCCGCGACGGGGATTTTCTACCCGATGTTCGGCACCTTGCTCGGCTGGCTCGGCGTGGCGCTGACCGGTTCCGACACCGCCTCAAACGTGCTGTTCGGCGGCTTGCAGCGCGTGACGGCCGAGCAACTGGGGATCAGCCCGGTGTTGATGGCAGCGGCCAACAGCTCCGGGGGTGTGATGGGCAAAATGGTCGACGCACAGTCCATCGTGGTCGCCTCCACCGCCACCCGCTGGTATGGGCATGAAGGCGAGATTTTGCGCTACGTGTTCTTCCATTCGATTGTGCTGGCGATTCTGGTCGGCGGGCTGGTGACGTTGCAGGCGTACGTCGCGCCGTTCAGCAGCATGGTGGTCGGCGGGCCTTGA